The Ochotona princeps isolate mOchPri1 chromosome 17, mOchPri1.hap1, whole genome shotgun sequence genome segment GAAGCCCTAGTAAGACATGCCAGTGTTTGTGAGCAGAGAGGTGCCTGGAGGTGGTGCGGGTGTCTTGGGATCCTGGACAGGGTGTTGTAGGCCTGGCAACCTCAGTTCAACCAGCCTCTAGTGGGCTTAAGGCACTGGGCACCAAGGAGATTGTTTTCCaaagcccagcccctgccagctgcaaacattttcctctccctttctcatctCCATCCAAATCAGGACGCACAAGCCTATGCAGACGATAACAGTTTGCTGTTCATGGAGACCTCAGCAAAAACTGCAATCAACGTGAATGAAATTTTCATGGCAATAGGTGAGTGGCCCTCCTGCCTCCGCTTGCCACTGCACCACCGCAGGCACATAGTTGTGGGCTGGGGTAGGCTGGGGCTCCCATGgcattttttgtttaaagagttgtttgtttttgcaaagtcatatatagagagaggaggagagacagagaaatatctttcgtctgatgattcactccctaaacgactgcaatggccagtgctgcgccggtctgagccaggagccaggagctcttccaggtctcccacgcaggtgcagggtcccaaggctttgggccatcctcgactgctttcccaggccacaagcagggagctggatgggaaatgggactgccgggattagaaccagtacttatatgggatccaggcacattcaaggcaaggactttatttttttttaaagatttattttatttttgttaaaaagtcaggtatacagagaggaggagagacagagagaaagatcttccgatgattcactccccaagtgactgcaatagccagtgctgtgctgatccaaagccaggagccaggaacttcctccaggtctcccacatgggtgcaggatcccaaagcattgggccgtcatcaactgcttttttcaggccacaagcagggagctggatgggaagtggagctgccgggattagaactggcgcccatgtgggatcccggggcgttcaaggcgaggactttagccgctaggccacgctgccgggcctgggcCTGGTCCTGGTCCCATGGCATTTTTTCACACTGTGATAAAGATGCTTTCTCCTTCATCTGGCTCACAGAAGTGGAGAGTTTGTCCCAGCAGTGCCTGAACCTGGGCCACAGTCTGAATGTGTCCCTCGCTGACCCTCAGCATGCCCACTGCAGAGCCTGTCATCCTGTGCCCTGCCCACGGAATGTGGGCATCATCCTGCTGGGTTCATTCCTGGCCCACCCATGTGTTGTTAGCTCTGAGGTCTTGGACAagttacacattttattttacttatttgaaagagatcacccatccattgtctgactccccaaatgcccacaatcgTCAAGCCTGGacagggccaaagccaagagcccagaacttcatccatgtctcttacgtggatggcagggacccaagtgctggatCCAAcacatctgttgcttcccaaggtACAGGCTTTTAGGAAGCTGAGGTCaggggtggagctgggacttgaactaaaaCTGTCCAGTACTGGGCTCAGGCATTCCAGGTGCTGACTAAACCAATACTAGTCCAGACCCCCACTTCTGGATTATTTTACCTGTTTCCCAGAATTCCAAGAATGTACCTTGCACACCGAAGCCCTCAGGGTCTCACCTCAGACAGGTGGTGAAGGCTGCGTTGGGTTACAGCAGGACTGGGGGCGGGGACTGCAAGACTCCACACAGGCATCTTCCCTTCCTTCCGCGAACAGCCAAGAAGCTTCCCAAGAACGAGCCCCAGAATgcagctgctgctccaggacGGAACCGGGGTGTGGACCTCCAGGAGAACAACCCAGCCAGCCGGAGCCAGTGCTGCAGCAACTGAGCCctctgcctgcccactgcccccGCCTCCTCCGCCTGGATGACCCGACTGGAATCCACTCTAACCAATCGCACTTAACGCTTCAGGCCGccgctgggggcagggagaggctcCACCATGATTTCTCCATGTAACTTTGATCATAGGCCGGagtgaggtcttccacctgcaccTTTCTGTACAAATACTAATTCAATTTTAAGTCTTAAGTcacttttttaatatatatgatCTGCTCTTCCCActtcctcccctctctgctggtctcccacttgTCCTTTGCTGGGAGTAGTCATGTGCTCCCGGACCCCGCCCTTGTCCAAGGGCACAGGGACCAGGAGTTGGAGTGgtttcccttcttttccctcccGCCCAGCAGCCAACTCCACAGGAGCATCCACGCCCTCCCCTCGTGTGGAGCCTTCTCCCTTGGCTGGAGGCAGTGGGGCAGGCCTCGGGACAGGGGACGGAATGGCAGCTCCTCCCTGCGCAGTGGCTGGCCTCAGGCCCCTGGCGCTCCACTGGGGGAGACCCCTCAGCATTACCACAGCATTACCGTGACAGTCACGAGTCCATTGCCCATGACCCCTCCACCCTCGGTCACCCCAACCTCTGGCTCTGAGCCCGGTTCCGACCAAATCACGATGATGAGtatttgggggtgggtgggtgagggggGGAGCGGGAGGGGATGGAACcaactttttctgtattttgtattgTATGTTTTCTTCAACATGTAACCAATCAGTATCTTGTCAATATAGTCAACCGATCAGTGGACTTCACGCTTGTCTTGTCTTTCTATGGAGTTTATCAGATGTTCCTGGCATGATGTTCCTTTCAGCTGAGCCCAAGCGTTATTAACAACAATTGCCCCCACCATGCCAGGGAAGCCGGGTCATGATCACCAAGAGAAAGTCCATGCTATTGGCAGCTCCAGGGTGTGGGGTGGCGGGGAGGCTGCCCAGGATGAGGTTCCTTACTGGATTGTACACCACCCCTGACTCCCTGTCCTCCCTAGATTGTGGGCTGTATCAGTGCTGTGTCTGCCTACAGCGCCTGCCTCGACTTAGCACCTGTCCCCTAGGCCTTGGCTCCCAAGGCCTCCCAGCTGTCCCTCCTGGCCCCCAGCACGCCCAgccctctgctgccccctgctggagctgctccacggcctggccacagtgaccagctTCTCCGTGGCCCTCCGGGTGCCTTTCTGCCCCCTCTACCTTTGTCCCCATTCCCAGAGATGACAACAGTGACAAGGAAGGCTGCTGCACTTGGTGGTGGTTTACTAACTAGATCAGGCTAAGTTGGGGCCCTTCTTAAGGCTGTGGCCCCGGAGTCTTGGCTGGGGCGGACCTGCTGGGTGTCAAGGGGAGGCAGTGACCCGCACTGGCCTCGGACCCACAGCTGGCCGGAGGGCGTCAGGCAGCAGGTCATGGCCGTCGGGTCCAGGTCCTGTGGTAGCTGCATTTGCCGCTGCACCTTCTGCTCCATGCGGTAACTGCCCATGGCTGGGTTGCCGTACTCCCACTGCCGTTGGCCCGTCACCGTCAGGTTCTGGCCGGTCACCTGCACCACCAGCTCCTCGGGCGCGAAGCCCTGCGCGTCCATCTTCATTTGAAAATTGTCTGCAGCCCGGCCATGGTCCTGCACAGCGGCCGGGTTGTCCCTCAGCAGCTGCACCGGCAGTGTGGCCACCTGACTCCGTCCAGCAAGGGCTACGCAGGGGCTCCTGGACGCCGCCCGGCTCCCGTTGGACAAACTGCTGCTGACCCGCTGCATCCAAGAAAGCAACTGCTGACTGGGGTCTCGAGGCTCCGAGCTGGGGCACGCGTGTGGGTTCtcggaggcgggggtgggggtggggatcttCCTGAGCGCAGCTCACTCACCCCGCCCCATACGCTGGCTCCCTTTGAGTTCCTTCACTTTCGGGCGGCCCTGGCGCACACACTTCTACTCCCAGCACCTGGCCCTGCCTTTCACGCTCTGTTCTCCCATCGACACAAAGTACGCAAAATGGAACAGGTGCATTTCCCGGAGGGAACATCCCAGGCAGCCACCATGCCCCTGGGGACTCCCAGCTTCCCACACGGCTTCCCCTGCGCGGCTGCAGCCCCACTTCTGGGCCGCGTGGACCGGGGCCTCGGCGCCCATAGGGGTGCGGTGGCAGGGGCTGCACCCGGCACCCCCCAAACTGGCGCCTATTTCCTAGGATGCTCCTCCTCGTCCCCAAGAACGCAACAACCGTTAACGTTCCCGGATGCTTTCCAGAGAAATTGGAAGGGACGAAGCTCGGTTTGGCATGCCCTTGCGCCCGCAGCTGTCCGGGACCAAGACACAGGGCGGAAAAGTCTGGAAGCCGCAGTCTGGGGTCGCGGCGGAGGACGACTACAACTCCCATCGTGCATCGACAGGCGGCGTCTGCGCACTGCGCGCCGGTTGCCCATGCGGCCCTAGGGCTGGGAGCGCGGCGCCGCTCCGCTGCGGGGAAGGCCATGGCGGAACCCTCCCAGGCCCCGGCCCCGGTTCCGACCGCGCAGCCCCGGCCCCTTCAGTCCGCAGCCCCTACTCCAGCTCCGACTCCTGCGCCCAGCCCCGCTTCAGCCCCGATTCCGGCCCCCACGCCGGCACCAGCCGCTGCCCCAGTTGCAGCGCCGGCCGGGAGCACAGGGACTGGAGGGCCCGGAGTAGGAAGTGGGGGAACCGGGAGTGGGGGGGATCCGGCGCGACCTGGCCTAAGCCAGCAGCAGCGTGCCAGCCAGAGGAAGGCGCAGGTCCGGGGACTCCCGCGCGCCAAGAAGCTTGAGAAGCTAGGGGTCTTCTCTGCTTGCAAGGTGGGGGCGGGGCCTAAGGTGAAAGGGGGCGGGGCCCGGGGGCATCCCTGGGCTTGGGTGGGAGTTGGGGAGCGATACGTTGGAGGCTGAGCAGCTCCTGTCCCTGGGGTGCAGCGCCGGTTGACTTGGTCTCTTGCCTCCAGGCCAATGAAACCTGCAAATGTAATGGCTGGAAAAACCCCAAGCCCCCCACTGCTCCCCGCATGGACCTCCAGCAGCCGGCAGCTAACCTGGGCGAACTGTGCCGCAGCTGTGAGCACCCCTTGGGTAAGGCAGGCTGCCCCAGGACGTCAGCTCTGGGAAATCAGGGCAACTCCTAGGGAGGCATGGGGCAGGGGGTCAGGTGCACCCTGatgaggggaggggcaggaagtCGCGTCAATTtctcctgtctcttcttcccaACCCTGCTGGCTGCCCCTCTGCAGCGGACCACGTGTCCCACCTGGAGAACGTGTCCGAAGACGAGGTGAACCGGTTGCTGGGCATGGTGGTGGACGTGGAGAACCTGTTCATGTCCGTTCACAAGGAGGAAGACACGGACACCAAGCAGGTCTATTTCTACCTCTTCAAGGTGAGCATCCATGCCGGCCAGCGGGGATGAGTGGCTGAGGTGTAGTGGGGAGGGTCCCAGCGCTGAGTTCTGAagttcttctcctcctccttcttccgcCAGCTACTGCGGAAGTGTATCCTGCAGATGACCCGGCCCGTGGTGGAGGGCTCCCTGGGCAGCCCCCCGTTTGAGAAGCCTAATATTGAGCAGGTGTGTGATGGGGAGGATGATGAGCAGAACAGAACTGGGGGCCACTGTGGGGAAGGGACGGTGCTGTGTCCTCCCTCCTACTCTGGCTGAGAGAgtggtgggtggggcagggcgggggttgcacagagagagagggacacccCATGGTCTCCCAGCTGAAAAACTGCCGGCTCGccccccacctgccccttcccagGGAGTGCTGAACTTCGTGCAGTACAAGTTTAGTCACCTGGCGCCCCGGGAGCGGCAGACCATGTTCGAACTCTCCAAGATGTTCCTGCTTTGTCTTAACTACTGGAAGCTGGAGACACCCGCTCAGTTCCGGCAAAGGTCCCAATCAGAGGATGTGGCGACATACAAGGTCAACTACACCAGGTAGGCCTAGTGGGGGTGAAGGTGGTGGGTAGAGTTTGGAAACCCCATGAGGATTCAGTGGTTCCCACCATCGTCCCCTGAACCCCAGATGGCTGTGTTACTGCCACGTGCCCCAGAGCTGCGACAGCCTCCCTCGCTACGAGACCACACATGTCTTTGGGCGGAGCCTGCTCCGTTCCATTTTCACGGTGACCCGTCGGCAGCTGCTGGAGAAGTTCCGGGTGGAGAAGGACAAGCTGGTGCCAGAGAAAAGGACCCTCATCCTCACACACTTCCCCAAGTAAGGCTCCTTCCTGTCCTTGGGGACCGCATTCCAGGTTCATTGTCCTCGCTGTTGTCCCCTttcttccaggaagccttcctggatcggtccctcctctccctccagggGCCTTCTGGGATATGGGCATCTACCTGGCAGACTCGCCCATGGTCCAGAAGCAGCTTGCTAGTATTTGCCTAGTCTGGGGATGGCAGGTACATGACCTCGGCTAACGCTGCCCCTTCCGCACCCTGGTACACGGTGCTAATTGTTTCCTCCGGGGGCCTGGACCCAGCCCCTTCCCAGCACAGCACTCCAAGGAACCAGAGCTGACACCCGAGGTGACACATCTCTACCCTGTTCCAGTCCTCTCCgtgcccctacacacacacacgcacacacacaccggcTCATCACCTCTGCACAGAGCCCCTGGGTGCCCCCGCCCCTCTCCACCAGGTGggatccagaggtggagggcGGGGTGGGTCCCCAGCACGCTTTGCTGCTGGAGGGAGCAAGGGGCCTTGGGGTGACTGTCCGCTCAGGCCCTGGCTCCCTGTGGTCCCCACACTGGCGAAACTGGTGGTCTCCGTGTGTCCAGGAGCGCGTCCCAGAAGACAGAGGGGGGTCTGTGACCACAGCATGCCTCCAGCCTTCCCCCACACCCCCAGGGGCCCGGCCCAGGCTCCCCTGGCCTGGGGGACACGGGGCAGGTGGAGTCATGGACTGTTGTGCCCTCTCCGCAGATTCCTGTCCATGCTGGAAGAGGAGATATACGGGGCAAACTCTCCCATCTGGGAGTCGGGCTTCACCATGCCACCCTCAGAGGGCACACAGCTGGTGCCCCGACCCGGTAGGTGGCACAACAGCCTTCCCTGGCTGCGGTGAGCCTGGGGCTGGCAGGCATGGGAAAACACAGAAGACAGGGCTCAGCAGGGTGGGGGTCCTGGGTTGCCTTGAGGGACCTGCCAACAGCTGGCCTTCCCTCCCTGAACCCGGCCCTGGCCCTGGTTTCTCGCTCAGCCACGGTCAGCGCCACCACAGTGCCCAGTGCCCCCATCTTCAGCCCTGCCACGGCCGGGGGCAGCAACA includes the following:
- the HSPB9 gene encoding heat shock protein beta-9, which produces MQRVSSSLSNGSRAASRSPCVALAGRSQVATLPVQLLRDNPAAVQDHGRAADNFQMKMDAQGFAPEELVVQVTGQNLTVTGQRQWEYGNPAMGSYRMEQKVQRQMQLPQDLDPTAMTCCLTPSGQLWVRGQCGSLPPLDTQQVRPSQDSGATALRRAPT
- the KAT2A gene encoding histone acetyltransferase KAT2A isoform X2, with translation MLLLVPKNATTVNVPGCFPEKLEGTKLGLACPCARSCPGPRHRAEKSGSRSLGSRRRTTTTPIVHRQAASAHCAPVAHAALGLGARRRSAAGKAMAEPSQAPAPVPTAQPRPLQSAAPTPAPTPAPSPASAPIPAPTPAPAAAPVAAPAGSTGTGGPGVGSGGTGSGGDPARPGLSQQQRASQRKAQVRGLPRAKKLEKLGVFSACKANETCKCNGWKNPKPPTAPRMDLQQPAANLGELCRSCEHPLADHVSHLENVSEDEVNRLLGMVVDVENLFMSVHKEEDTDTKQVYFYLFKLLRKCILQMTRPVVEGSLGSPPFEKPNIEQGVLNFVQYKFSHLAPRERQTMFELSKMFLLCLNYWKLETPAQFRQRSQSEDVATYKVNYTRWLCYCHVPQSCDSLPRYETTHVFGRSLLRSIFTVTRRQLLEKFRVEKDKLVPEKRTLILTHFPKFLSMLEEEIYGANSPIWESGFTMPPSEGTQLVPRPATVSATTVPSAPIFSPATAGGSNSSLSLDSAGAEPMPGEKRKLPENLTLEDAKRLRVMGDIPMELVNEVMLTITDPAAMLGPETSLLSANAARDETARLEERRGIIEFHVIGNSLTPKANRRVLLWLVGLQNVFSHQLPRMPKEYIARLVFDPKHKTLALIKDGRVIGGICFRMFPTQGFTEIVFCAVTSNEQVKGYGTHLMNHLKEYHIKHNILYFLTYADEYAIGYFKKQGFSKDIKVPKSRYLGYIKDYEGATLMECELNPRIPYTELSHIIKKQKEIIKKLIERKQAQIRKVYPGLSCFKEGVRQIPVESVPGIRETGWKPLGKEKGKELKDPDQLYTTLKNLLAQIKSHPSAWPFMEPVKKSEAPDYYEVIRFPIDLKTMTERLRSRYYVTRKLFVADLQRVIANCREYNPPDSEYCRCASALEKFFYFKLKEGGLIDK
- the KAT2A gene encoding histone acetyltransferase KAT2A isoform X1 translates to MLLLVPKNATTVNVPGCFPEKLEGTKLGLACPCARSCPGPRHRAEKSGSRSLGSRRRTTTTPIVHRQAASAHCAPVAHAALGLGARRRSAAGKAMAEPSQAPAPVPTAQPRPLQSAAPTPAPTPAPSPASAPIPAPTPAPAAAPVAAPAGSTGTGGPGVGSGGTGSGGDPARPGLSQQQRASQRKAQVRGLPRAKKLEKLGVFSACKANETCKCNGWKNPKPPTAPRMDLQQPAANLGELCRSCEHPLADHVSHLENVSEDEVNRLLGMVVDVENLFMSVHKEEDTDTKQVYFYLFKLLRKCILQMTRPVVEGSLGSPPFEKPNIEQGVLNFVQYKFSHLAPRERQTMFELSKMFLLCLNYWKLETPAQFRQRSQSEDVATYKVNYTRWLCYCHVPQSCDSLPRYETTHVFGRSLLRSIFTVTRRQLLEKFRVEKDKLVPEKRTLILTHFPKFLSMLEEEIYGANSPIWESGFTMPPSEGTQLVPRPATVSATTVPSAPIFSPATAGGSNSSLSLDSAGAEPMPAGEKRKLPENLTLEDAKRLRVMGDIPMELVNEVMLTITDPAAMLGPETSLLSANAARDETARLEERRGIIEFHVIGNSLTPKANRRVLLWLVGLQNVFSHQLPRMPKEYIARLVFDPKHKTLALIKDGRVIGGICFRMFPTQGFTEIVFCAVTSNEQVKGYGTHLMNHLKEYHIKHNILYFLTYADEYAIGYFKKQGFSKDIKVPKSRYLGYIKDYEGATLMECELNPRIPYTELSHIIKKQKEIIKKLIERKQAQIRKVYPGLSCFKEGVRQIPVESVPGIRETGWKPLGKEKGKELKDPDQLYTTLKNLLAQIKSHPSAWPFMEPVKKSEAPDYYEVIRFPIDLKTMTERLRSRYYVTRKLFVADLQRVIANCREYNPPDSEYCRCASALEKFFYFKLKEGGLIDK